In Sulfuracidifex metallicus DSM 6482 = JCM 9184, a single window of DNA contains:
- a CDS encoding YHS domain-containing protein → MSMDKCIVCGMEVEETTNLKTMYKGKIYRFCSEACKKAFLSDPEGYIKGGPKGMPGMQGHGHHHGHHEDHCC, encoded by the coding sequence ATGTCTATGGACAAATGTATTGTTTGTGGAATGGAAGTGGAGGAAACTACTAACCTCAAGACAATGTATAAAGGTAAGATCTATCGTTTTTGTTCCGAAGCTTGTAAGAAAGCTTTCCTATCAGACCCAGAGGGCTATATAAAAGGAGGACCTAAGGGAATGCCGGGGATGCAAGGTCATGGTCATCATCACGGCCATCATGAAGATCACTGTTGCTAA
- a CDS encoding ABC transporter permease, with protein MERLKLRNWLSMAMVFIYLRGFKVWISYKTQVVLTVLSWTLPVFTYYFVGTSLGQHVVSAVGVHDYTQFFVIGLAFQGYMSSVITTISQRLRNEQLYGTIEYYVISKAGVTGFLTYSALWGFLLNTINAVVILSVGYALGVRYDVNFVSTGLVLITLIVSTFGLASLSGAFTMIIKQGNPVSFFFSTFTTLMSGTVFPVTVLPLALRYVSYALPLTWALNGLRDSMLMDASISSIWNIVAALLIFDVILVPLGIFSFRVAFRHAREKGTLAEY; from the coding sequence TACAAGACTCAAGTTGTGTTAACTGTGCTTTCATGGACCTTACCAGTGTTTACTTATTACTTTGTAGGTACATCCCTTGGACAGCACGTAGTTTCAGCTGTGGGAGTTCATGATTATACGCAGTTTTTCGTTATAGGCCTAGCTTTTCAGGGTTATATGTCGTCAGTAATTACTACCATAAGCCAGAGACTTAGAAACGAGCAACTTTACGGAACTATAGAATATTACGTTATATCAAAGGCAGGTGTAACGGGCTTTCTCACGTATTCCGCGCTCTGGGGATTTCTTCTAAACACAATTAACGCTGTGGTAATTCTCTCCGTAGGTTACGCACTAGGAGTTCGGTACGACGTAAACTTCGTATCCACAGGATTAGTCTTGATAACATTGATTGTCTCAACGTTTGGGCTTGCCTCACTTTCAGGTGCGTTTACGATGATTATAAAACAAGGAAATCCAGTGTCGTTTTTCTTCTCCACTTTTACCACTTTAATGAGCGGTACGGTATTCCCCGTGACAGTCCTCCCGTTGGCATTAAGATACGTGAGCTATGCTTTACCGCTTACGTGGGCTCTAAATGGATTAAGGGATTCTATGTTGATGGATGCAAGTATCTCTAGCATCTGGAATATTGTGGCTGCTCTATTGATATTTGACGTAATTCTTGTTCCTTTAGGCATATTTAGCTTCAGGGTGGCTTTCAGACATGCAAGGGAGAAAGGGACTCTAGCGGAATATTAG
- a CDS encoding TRASH domain-containing protein, with protein sequence MKFSELEFRAIQVLRKNPRITVKELALELNVNRNTASRVLRSVLQKGVKLKVTLDNRPTIFIVGECASWCEECYPLIDENNMCVARADDVDSLLRRTAEVKAKQVFISMKGNISDPQFTITLTCDYCGKEIHQGEKYFTYNRNNRTYYLCCTSCLKGIKYQLEKRSEILK encoded by the coding sequence ATGAAGTTTTCCGAGTTAGAATTTAGGGCTATTCAGGTGTTAAGGAAGAACCCAAGGATAACCGTAAAGGAGCTTGCGCTTGAGCTTAACGTTAACAGAAACACCGCCTCAAGAGTTCTTAGATCTGTCCTTCAAAAGGGAGTTAAATTAAAGGTAACTCTTGACAATAGACCTACTATCTTCATTGTAGGAGAGTGTGCAAGCTGGTGCGAGGAATGCTATCCACTCATAGATGAAAACAACATGTGCGTGGCGAGGGCTGACGACGTGGACTCGCTATTAAGAAGGACCGCTGAAGTCAAGGCTAAACAAGTCTTCATTTCCATGAAGGGAAACATTAGTGACCCTCAGTTCACCATAACCCTCACTTGCGACTACTGTGGTAAGGAAATACACCAAGGGGAAAAATATTTTACGTATAATAGAAACAATCGGACTTATTACCTTTGTTGTACTTCATGCCTGAAGGGAATTAAATATCAATTAGAGAAACGAAGCGAAATACTTAAGTAG